DNA sequence from the Microcoleus sp. FACHB-68 genome:
ATTTAGGCTGCTTCTGTGATTTGGTTGAATTGATGACACTCTTTAGAGCTGCTACCCAACACCAGTTATACGAATTCTTTGAAATTGTGCAACAAATGCGTTGAGAGAAGTCAAGAGGGAGGATCGGCAATGGCCGGAGTATCCAGACTGGAAATTACGGAAACGGCAGAAGAACTTAAACAAATACTAGCTCGTCAAAAAACTGCCACTGGAAAAGAAAGGGTTCAAGTATTATATCTACTTAAAACCGGCAATGCACCAACCCTTTCCCAAGCAGCTGTGATGATAGGTCGCCATCGGGTGACGGCCCAAAAATGGATACAGCAGTATCAAACAAGCCCAATAGAATCATTAATGGAGCAAAAACAGTCTTCTGCAAGACCCCGCGCTATCCCATCGTGTGCAGAAAAAGCGCTTGACCAAAAATTGCAGCACGAACAAGGATTCAATGATTATCAAGAAATTGTCGAGTGGTTGGAGAAAAGTTTGGGAATTAAAGCGAGATATAAAACAGCACATAAGCTAGTTTACTATCGCCTAAAAGCCTCACCCAGACTGACTCGCCCCCAAAGTATTAAGCAAGACAAAGCCGAGATCGAGGCTTTTAAAAAAACTTCGCAGTCAACTTAGCATGCTTCATTGGGTGGCGTTAAATTTATTATTGACCCCAGCTAAAATTCGATGTTTCTGCGAAGATGAAACCCGAATTGGATTAAAGACGCTGACTGGAAGGAAAATTACAAAGAAAGGAATTAAACCATACGCCTTCGGCGGAGCGAAGCCCTAAGGAGCTGTGCAATGGCGATTCCAAGCAACCTATTTATATGGAATCGTAGAACCTTTAACGGTAGAAATTTCTTTTGGGAGTTTTCTCACCTGAATACGTATTGTTTTCAAATCTTTTTGAATTTGATTTCTCAACAGGTTGCCGATTCTCTATTAATACCAATTTAAATGGGATTTAGGGCAGATATAGCATCCAGAATGAAGCAATAGCCAGTGATGGAAGCAATCACTTGAGGGGTTAACTGGGCTAAAAGTTGATCCACTTTGGTTTGTATAGCAACCGCCAGGGCGGTTAGGACGCTAGGTGTAGGACGTACTCCATCGCATCACGTAAACACTCAAACTGCTCGAGCTGCTTGCGAATTCGACTTTTGAGCCAAGACCAACATCGCTCAATCTTATTAAAGTCCGGTGAATAAGCAGGTAAGTACAACAACTGACAGCCGGCTTCGTGAATTAGTTGTTCAATGCGACCCCCTTTATCAAAGGTGGCATTATCCATGACCACTACCTGCCCCGGTTTCAGTAAAGGAATTAGGCAGCTTTCCAACCAAATCTCAAATACAACCCGATTACAGGCTCCTTCGACAGTAAACGGAG
Encoded proteins:
- a CDS encoding helix-turn-helix domain-containing protein — its product is MAGVSRLEITETAEELKQILARQKTATGKERVQVLYLLKTGNAPTLSQAAVMIGRHRVTAQKWIQQYQTSPIESLMEQKQSSARPRAIPSCAEKALDQKLQHEQGFNDYQEIVEWLEKSLGIKARYKTAHKLVYYRLKASPRLTRPQSIKQDKAEIEAFKKTSQST